In Musa acuminata AAA Group cultivar baxijiao chromosome BXJ2-8, Cavendish_Baxijiao_AAA, whole genome shotgun sequence, one genomic interval encodes:
- the LOC135584797 gene encoding transcription factor TGA2.3-like isoform X2, with product MAYPEVNPKPSVQTSISGPSHFDNFSKPLGISNISTSTARVGSSTVPLHKGQRPHLVSLASGQFENLGETTMADASPRTDASTDVDAGDKNHKPKRGQLAAIATSDSSDKTKEKTGDQKTLRRLAQNREAARKSRLRKKAYVQQLEGSRLKLTHIEQELQHARQQGIFISSSGDQSHAMSGNEGLAFNSEYARWREEHNRQISELRTAVNAHASENDLRAIVDGIMAHYDEIFKLKGTAAKADVFHMLSGMWKTPAERCFLWLGGFRSSELLKLLTSQLEPLTEQQLMGLCNLQQSSQQAEDALSQGMEALQQSLAETLAGSLSSSGSSGNVANYMGQMAMAMGKLGTLENFLCQADNLRQQTLQQMCRILTTRQAARALLAINDYFSRLHALSSLWLARPRD from the exons ATGGCTT ATCCTGAAGTTAATCCAAAACCTAGTGTTCAAACCAGTATTTCTGGTCCTTctcattttgataattttagtaAA CCTCTTGGAATCAGTAATATTTCTACATCGACAGCCAGAGTTGGATCGTCGACGGTGCCCCTACACAAGGGGCAGCGACCTCATCTGGTTTCACTTGCTAGTGGTCAGTTTGAAAACTTGGGTGAGACCACAATGGCAGATGCTAGCCCGAGGACAGACGCTTCAACAGATGTGGATGCTGGTGACAAAAATCATAAG CCAAAAAGAGGGCAACTTGCTGCAATAGCAACTTCTGATTCTAGTGACAAGACCAAGGAGAAAACAGGGGATCAAAAG ACACTTCGTCGACTTGCACAAAATCGTGAAGCTGCCAGAAAGAGTCGGCTAAGGAAAAAG GCATATGTACAACAACTAGAGGGTAGCAGGCTGAAACTTACTCACATTGAGCAGGAGCTTCAACATGCTCGACAGCAG GGAATTTTTATTTCTAGCTCAGGAGATCAATCCCATGCAATGAGTGGAAATG AGGGGTTGGCTTTTAACAGTGAATATGCACGATGGCGAGAAGAGCACAATCGGCAGATCAGTGAACTCAGGACTGCCGTGAATGCACATGCCAGTGAGAATGACCTCCGTGCTATTGTGGATGGCATCATGGCACACTATGATGAGATTTTTAAGCTCAAGGGCACTGCTGCAAAAGCAGATGTCTTTCACATGTTATCAGGCATGTGGAAGACACCTGCCGAGAGGTGTTTCCTGTGGCTAGGAGGTTTCCGCTCATCTGAACTCCTAAAG CTTCTTACAAGTCAGCTAGAGCCACTTACAGAGCAGCAATTGATGGGTCTGTGCAATCTCCAGCAATCCTCTCAGCAGGCCGAGGATGCTCTCTCGCAGGGGATGGAGGCACTGCAGCAGTCTTTGGCAGAAACATTGGCTGGGTCTCTTAGCTCCTCGGGGTCTTCAGGCAACGTTGCGAACTACATGGGTCAGATGGCTATGGCCATGGGGAAACTTGGGACTCTCGAAAATTTCCTTTGCCAG GCTGACAACCTGCGGCAACAGACTCTACAACAAATGTGTCGGATACTAACTACTCGTCAAGCTGCACGAGCACTTCTTGCCATCAATGACTACTTCTCACGGCTTCATGCCCTGAGCTCTCTTTGGCTTGCTCGGCCTCGTGACTAA
- the LOC103995373 gene encoding NADH dehydrogenase [ubiquinone] 1 alpha subcomplex subunit 6-like, which produces MAYAALKTVKVPPNSSSREEARKRTINIFKMACRSLPAVMEIYNLEDVVAVSQLRSTVSAEIRKNAHIANPKVIDLLLFKGTEELSNIVTHSKQRHHLIGQYVVGRGGLVQDMGTKEQGISEFLKQFYRSNYF; this is translated from the exons ATGGCGTACGCGGCGTTGAAGACGGTGAAGGTTCCTCCGAACTCGTCGAGCCGAGAGGAGGCCCGGAAGCGGACGATCAACATCTTCAAAATGGCCTGCCGATCCCTCCCCGCCGTGATGGAGATCTACAACCTCGAGGACGTCGTCGCCGTCTCCCAACTCCGCTCCACTGTCTCCGCCGAGATCCGCAAGAACGCCCACATCGCCAACCCAAAG GTCATTGATTTGCTTCTTTTCAAGGGAACGGAGGAACTTAGCAACATAGTCACACATTCAAAGCAGCGACACCACTTAATTGGCCAATATGTTGTCGGACGTGGAGGGCTAGTGCAGGACATGGGGACAAAAGAACAAGGGATTTCTGAGTTTTTGAAACAGTTCTATAGGAGCAATTATTTCTGA
- the LOC135619665 gene encoding pentatricopeptide repeat-containing protein At1g80270, mitochondrial-like, with protein sequence MWALRRALNPMRGNCNVVARCCRMNLHVASSSIDNGECHYEEAGINRSFIPSKSVSCGPISLRSFVWSRNLSSQVGQKSTDKEDDLEDGFSDLEEPPESAEVNDGSDKEDKELMSEGELSEESDEAADNSLGLLDVESTSSEVKGPRRRTLYSPLFKTIMDSPRQSLTSALNKWAEEGKPLGREEISSAMLNLRKRRLYVTALQFTEWLEANGHIDFIERDYASHLDLIAKVSGLQKAEKYIEKIPESFRSEVVYRTLLANCAGAVNVKKAEEVFNKIRDLGFPISAFACNQLLLLYKRLDRKKIADVLLMMEKENVKPTLFTYKILIDTKGRVNDISGMEQIVETMKAEGVEPDIMTQAMVARYYIFAGLNEKAEAALKEMEGDDFKENRNVCKVLLPLYAALGKVDDVGRVWKVCEANPRLDECLAAIEAWDKLGQIETAEEVFENISKKWKLSSKYYNAMLKVYANNKLLTKGKELVKRMSNSGCRIGPLTWDALVKLYVEAGEVDKADSILQKAAQQNQNRLLLSSYMAVMDHYSNRGDVHNAEKIFHRLRQVGYIGRMRQYQSLLQAYVNAKTPAYGFRERMKADNMFPNKALAAQLAAIDAFKKTPFSELLD encoded by the exons ATGTGGGCGCTTCGCCGGGCGTTAAACCCCATGAG GGGTAACTGCAATGTTGTTGCACGTTGTTGTCGCATGAATTTACATGTAGCAAGTAGTAGCATAGATAATGGAGAATGCCATTATGAGGAGGCTGGTATAAACAGGAGCTTCATCCCATCAAAGTCGGTTTCCTGTGGACCTATTTCTTTGAGGTCTTTCGTCTGGAGTCGAAATCTCTCTTCTCAGGTTGGACAAAAATCGACTGACAAGGAAGATGATTTGGAGGATGGTTTTTCTGATCTGGAGGAACCACCAGAATCTGCTGAAGTTAACGATGGTTCAGACAAGGAAGATAAGGAGCTGATGTCCGAAGGAGAGTTATCTGAAGAATCTGATGAAGCTGCAGATAATTCATTAGGTTTGTTAGATGTTGAATCAACTTCAAGTGAAGTGAAGGGGCCACGAAGACGGACACTCTATTCTCCTCTTTTCAAGACTATAATGGATTCTCCACGTCAATCGTTGACTAGTGCACTTAATAAATGGGCCGAGGAAGGTAAACCCTTGGGACGAGAGGAAATCTCTTCTGCTATGCTGAATCTCAGGAAACGACGGTTGTATGTGACTGCCCTACAG tTCACGGAGTGGCTGGAAGCCAATGGACATATTGACTTTATAGAGCGTGACTATGCTTCTCACTTGGATTTGATTGCTAAGGTAAGCGGTCTTCAGAAGGCAGAAAAGTACATTGAGAAAATTCCAGAATCTTTCAGGAGTGAGGTGGTCTACAGAACTCTTCTAGCCAATTGTGCTGGTGCTGTCAATGTCAAGAAAGCAGAGGAAGTGTTCAATAAGATTAGAGATCTTGGGTTTCCGATTTCAGCATTTGCTTGCAACCAGCTGTTGCTGCTATATAAGAGGTTAGACCGTAAGAAGATTGCTGATGTACTCTTGATGATGGAAAAGGAAAATGTGAAGCCAACGCTCTTCACATACAAGATCTTAATAGACACCAAAGGCCGTGTCAATGATATATCAGGTATGGAGCAGATCGTGGAGACAATGAAGGCTGAAGGTGTGGAACCTGATATCATGACCCAAGCTATGGTTGCAAGGTATTACATTTTCGCTGGTCTCAATGAGAAAGCTGAGGCAGCATTGAAGGAGATGGAAGGTGATGATTTCAAGGAGAATCGCAACGTTTGCAAGGTTCTTCTTCCCCTTTATGCTGCTCTTGGCAAAGTAGATGATGTAGGAAGAGTTTGGAAGGTTTGTGAAGCTAACCCACGTCTGGATGAGTGCTTAGCTGCAATAGAGGCCTGGGATAAGCTTGGGCAGATAGAAACCGCAGAGGAAGTCTTTGAGAACATTTCTAAGAAATGGAAGTTGTCCTCAAAGTACTATAATGCTATGTTAAAGGTCTATGCAAACAATAAGCTTCTGACCAAGGGGAAGGAATTGGTGAAGCGAATGTCCAACAGTGGTTGCAGAATTGGTCCTCTAACTTGGGATGCACTTGTGAAGCTGTATGTAGAAGCCGGGGAGGTGGATAAAGCTGATTCCATATTGCAGAAAGCAGCTCAGCAAAATCAGAATAGACTTCTCTTATCATCTTACATGGCCGTGATGGACCACTATTCCAACAGGGGAGATGTCCATAATGCAGAAAAGATATTTCACAGGCTGAGGCAAGTTGGATATATTGGCAGAATGAGGCAATACCAGTCATTACTTCAGGCCTATGTGAATGCCAAAACTCCAGCTTATGGATTTAGGGAGAGGATGAAGGCTGATAACATGTTCCCTAACAAGGCTCTGGCAGCACAACTGGCGGCTATTGATGCATTTAAGAAGACTCCATTCTCAGAATTGCTCGATTAA
- the LOC135584797 gene encoding transcription factor TGA2.3-like isoform X1, translated as MGSRKGGVGVEDGKRAASGMPSFVSSPVAQNIVVEGNTKHPSRVSDFGMLEQSVRRNLEAAADFIRNPEVNPKPSVQTSISGPSHFDNFSKPLGISNISTSTARVGSSTVPLHKGQRPHLVSLASGQFENLGETTMADASPRTDASTDVDAGDKNHKPKRGQLAAIATSDSSDKTKEKTGDQKTLRRLAQNREAARKSRLRKKAYVQQLEGSRLKLTHIEQELQHARQQGIFISSSGDQSHAMSGNEGLAFNSEYARWREEHNRQISELRTAVNAHASENDLRAIVDGIMAHYDEIFKLKGTAAKADVFHMLSGMWKTPAERCFLWLGGFRSSELLKLLTSQLEPLTEQQLMGLCNLQQSSQQAEDALSQGMEALQQSLAETLAGSLSSSGSSGNVANYMGQMAMAMGKLGTLENFLCQADNLRQQTLQQMCRILTTRQAARALLAINDYFSRLHALSSLWLARPRD; from the exons ATGGGGAGTAGGAAAGGCGGGGTCGGCGTGGAAGACggtaagcgagcggcgagcgggatGCCGAGCTTCGTTTCCTCACCGGTGGCTCAGAACAT TGTCGTGGAGGGGAACACTAAGCATCCATCTAGAGTTTCTGACTTTGGCATGCTTGAGCAATCTGTCAGGCGCAACTTAGAAGCAGCTGCTGATTTCATCAGAA ATCCTGAAGTTAATCCAAAACCTAGTGTTCAAACCAGTATTTCTGGTCCTTctcattttgataattttagtaAA CCTCTTGGAATCAGTAATATTTCTACATCGACAGCCAGAGTTGGATCGTCGACGGTGCCCCTACACAAGGGGCAGCGACCTCATCTGGTTTCACTTGCTAGTGGTCAGTTTGAAAACTTGGGTGAGACCACAATGGCAGATGCTAGCCCGAGGACAGACGCTTCAACAGATGTGGATGCTGGTGACAAAAATCATAAG CCAAAAAGAGGGCAACTTGCTGCAATAGCAACTTCTGATTCTAGTGACAAGACCAAGGAGAAAACAGGGGATCAAAAG ACACTTCGTCGACTTGCACAAAATCGTGAAGCTGCCAGAAAGAGTCGGCTAAGGAAAAAG GCATATGTACAACAACTAGAGGGTAGCAGGCTGAAACTTACTCACATTGAGCAGGAGCTTCAACATGCTCGACAGCAG GGAATTTTTATTTCTAGCTCAGGAGATCAATCCCATGCAATGAGTGGAAATG AGGGGTTGGCTTTTAACAGTGAATATGCACGATGGCGAGAAGAGCACAATCGGCAGATCAGTGAACTCAGGACTGCCGTGAATGCACATGCCAGTGAGAATGACCTCCGTGCTATTGTGGATGGCATCATGGCACACTATGATGAGATTTTTAAGCTCAAGGGCACTGCTGCAAAAGCAGATGTCTTTCACATGTTATCAGGCATGTGGAAGACACCTGCCGAGAGGTGTTTCCTGTGGCTAGGAGGTTTCCGCTCATCTGAACTCCTAAAG CTTCTTACAAGTCAGCTAGAGCCACTTACAGAGCAGCAATTGATGGGTCTGTGCAATCTCCAGCAATCCTCTCAGCAGGCCGAGGATGCTCTCTCGCAGGGGATGGAGGCACTGCAGCAGTCTTTGGCAGAAACATTGGCTGGGTCTCTTAGCTCCTCGGGGTCTTCAGGCAACGTTGCGAACTACATGGGTCAGATGGCTATGGCCATGGGGAAACTTGGGACTCTCGAAAATTTCCTTTGCCAG GCTGACAACCTGCGGCAACAGACTCTACAACAAATGTGTCGGATACTAACTACTCGTCAAGCTGCACGAGCACTTCTTGCCATCAATGACTACTTCTCACGGCTTCATGCCCTGAGCTCTCTTTGGCTTGCTCGGCCTCGTGACTAA
- the LOC135620414 gene encoding calcium-dependent protein kinase 2-like — protein sequence MGNCFSHGNNDTDKPKSPSPPPNTAAAPSPNSATPDVAAQDQPASSSSPPPTPIGLVLGRPMQDVHATYTIGKELGRGQFGVTHLCTHKTTAEQFACKTIAKRKLTSKEDVEDVRREVEIMYHLAGQANVVELKGAYEDKHSVHLVMELCAGGELFDRIVAQGHFTEFAAASLLRTIVQIVHTCHSMGVMHRDLKPENFLLLNKEEDSPLKATDFGLSVFFKQGEVFRDIVGSAYYIAPEVLKRKYGPEADIWSIGVMLYILLCGVPPFWAESERGIFNAILQGEIDFVSDPWPNISSGAKDLVKKMLNSDPNQRLTAFDVLNHPWIKEDGEAPDTPLDNTVLNRLKQFQAMNQFKKAALKVIAGCLSEEEIKGLKEMFKNMDSDNSGTITLEELEQGLAKQGTKLSEHEVKQLMEAADADGNGTIDYEEFITATVHMNRMDREEHLYTAFQFFDKDNSGYITKEELEQALKEKGMCDGEEIKDIISEADADNDGRINYDEFVAMIRKGDPEPNQKKRRDVFV from the exons ATGGGCAATTGCTTCTCCCATGGTAACAATGACACGGACAAGCCCAAGAGCCCAAGCCCACCTCCGAACACCGCCGCGGCGCCATCTCCGAACTCCGCTACCCCCGACGTTGCCGCCCAGGACCAGCCGGCCTCCTCATCCTCCCCTCCGCCCACCCCCATCGGCCTCGTGCTCGGCCGCCCCATGCAGGACGTCCACGCCACCTACACCATCGGCAAAGAGCTCGGACGAGGCCAGTTCGGCGTGACGCACCTCTGCACCCACAAAACCACCGCCGAGCAGTTCGCGTGCAAGACTATCGCCAAGCGGAAGCTCACCTCCAAGGAGGACGTGGAGGACGTGAGGAGGGAGGTGGAGATCATGTACCACCTGGCCGGACAGGCCAACGTCGTGGAGCTGAAGGGGGCGTACGAGGACAAGCACTCGGTGCACCTCGTCATGGAGTTGTGCGCCGGCGGGGAGCTGTTCGACAGGATCGTCGCCCAGGGGCACTTCACGGAGTTCGCCGCCGCGTCCCTGTTGAGGACCATCGTGCAGATCGTCCACACCTGCCATTCGATGGGGGTGATGCACAGGGACCTCAAGCCGGAGAACTTCCTGTTGCTGAACAAGGAGGAGGACTCCCCCCTCAAGGCTACAGACTTCGGCCTCTCTGTCTTCTTCAAGCAAG GTGAAGTATTCAGAGATATAGTCGGCAGTGCATACTACATAGCACCTGAAGTCTTGAAGCGAAAATACGGACCAGAAGCTGATATCTGGAGCATCGGTGTGATGCTTTACATTCTTCTCTGTGGAGTTCCTCCTTTTTGGGCTG aatcgGAACGTGGCATCTTCAATGCCATCCTACAAGGAGAGATCGATTTTGTGAGCGATCCATGGCCTAATATTTCATCTGGTGCAAAGGATCTTGTGAAGAAGATGCTAAATTCAGACCCAAATCAGAGATTGACAGCATTCGATGTTCTGA ACCATCCTTGGATTAAAGAAGATGGAGAAGCACCTGACACACCTCTTGATAACACTGTACTCAACAGGCTCAAACAGTTCCAAGCAATGAACCAATTCAAGAAAGCTGCTCTGAAG GTGATAGCAGGCTGCCTGTCGGAGGAAGAGATCAAGGGGTTGAAGGAGATGTTCAAGAACATGGACTCTGACAATAGTGGCACCATAACTCTGGAAGAACTCGAGCAAGGCCTCGCCAagcaaggaacaaagctctccGAACATGAAGTCAAACAATTGATGGAAGCT GCTGATGCAGATGGAAATGGGACTATAGATTACGAAGAATTCATCACTGCAACAGTGCACATGAATCGAATGGACCGAGAAGAGCATCTCTACACAGCATTCCAGTTCTTTGACAAGGATAACAGCGG GTACATCACCAAGGAGGAACTCGAGCAAGCTCTCAAAGAGAAGGGAATGTGCGATGGGGAGGAAATAAAGGACATCATTTCTGAAGCAGATGCTGATAAT GATGGAAGAATCAACTATGATGAGTTTGTGGCCATGATCAGAAAAGGAGATCCTGAACCCAaccagaagaagagaagagatgtGTTTGTTTGA